A single Anopheles funestus chromosome 2RL, idAnoFuneDA-416_04, whole genome shotgun sequence DNA region contains:
- the LOC125774778 gene encoding dedicator of cytokinesis protein 1 isoform X2: MTVWSRVPSVFLAVAKANYAAHERQHHIDLDVGDTVVIEQESFHWYYGRNSSSGTLGIFPKAYVHPVESKSSRDGDLVIRRSEIVEEITTVLQEWQYLYRRLYLSTHPSFKLVQVKMLELIRLRSQLLSGNLPVDEMKNIKLKATSEIDTGNKILNLDMVVRDDSGNIVDIERTSTTQLYEHHLNAVDRIKRANTSHSKNRNLDIINRHSHNLLLSVHNFVCRLSEDTEILFTLYDGDEMRAITENYVVKWSRQGMAADLDQFNNIKVLFTDLSGNDLSRNKIYLVAYVVRIGAMDGKDTDLRRSSMANSSNSGSYKSHRNHLNTQMSTPSSPGPGSGGGSAAGQSNSGTPSIGSTISASSVNEFHMRRPFGVATLDLQPIIKRSEDFKSDTQLKMPFIPCEKEPLETTLRKLITNKDLGEKSDAAIWISVDILFGDIKQVRDEYPHLVLGNVAFARKMGFPEVIFPGDVRNDLYLTLVSGEFSKGSKSSDKNIEVTAYVCNKHGVAIPGVISYGGGGNALNEYKSVIYYHEDRPKWGETFKIDVPIEEFKQCHLRFTFKHRSSNEAKDRSEKPFGLSYVRLMNDDGTTLQHKRHTLLVYKIDHKKYDEETQFNYLNLPSLTEELPNGSSKPSISGFSLASKDGFIIETNLCSTKLTQNVDILGLLNWSSRKEKMEESLNALMNVRCEEVVKFLQDILDALFNILVSNDDPAKYDNLVFKCLLRLIEIVYDLKYQHFQSVLDLYINESFSATLAYEKLINVVQTHIRNAINNISKDRAMANIYTVNENDEALYRTTKYLQYIMKFIIRSRLLFADLNQDKDRELFVASLEELLESFSELIKYQNDLLKSQGALLKYLHIIASDLMQVYDPVKLSQKIVDIITNVPTGRLNQSKMTCIKDVVDSKLFKLPKCRAILLPVFCRQIKDKLESKEEGDFMFDIRQQEKNLTKAAKVLGESKSQLHTRETTAKTKVAECVNIMNNMLELLFQSEEDIGPVDNDIRDIMLILLRTVIQSSIAMDRSNPLVGNLVAIMLGVFRSMTETHYQCYVRSFLTSYDLLDFLTEILLVFQELVSKPVFPMDWLDMIMHQNMLILGSLQHFAAIIMDQFFSPFEKQVWSNYFQCSITFLTQPALQLNLFSKTKQSVIRSNYRDIRRETVFEIRKMWFNLGEHKIMFVPRLVGPILEMSMIPEEDLRRATIPIFFDMMQCEYYSSKYAMESYGDTKRNTAHIKGNFNDFEKEIIEKLDHYIEGGYGDAEYKDLFYEIMHESCSNHSTLQTYGVQCVQILTRLMEKLLEYRCLIHDESKENRMACTVSLLQFYSDVNRKEMYIRYVDKLYELHMEFDNFTEAAYTLKLHSNELNWDETPLSLLLKSKRHYSCSTHRTLKEQLYRSMIDLFDKGKMWECAIDLCKELAQQYENEVYDYLSLSEQYKKMSLFYESILRTTRYESIYYRVTFYGTGFPEFLRNKEFVYRGNEYEDAGSFNMRILSQHPRAELLTTLTPGSEILECDGQFIQIVKVDPVSRDIRFGGKNTQTIASNIVKFYKSNNVSEFQFSRPIRDSQASGDDIAGTSYERTIMRTTDPLPGILRWFPVKFSETIMISPIEMAIETVDAKNRAIRDLVLEHQNDPRIPVHSLSAIIKGVVDAAINGGLPIYEEAFLTPLYLERRPGDDHLVARLKDLIASQIPLLEVALLLHKMKTPAILLPFHDQLEKCFATMQANVEAKYGKRVTDIKIDRDAEVTLRRHISANQPQMSMDSSRLSETSIGSSDSGISKNQNSRPTTTSSGGFKNTIANLANFNTVNLARTSLGTSPGSKAKKDKTLTKRRSSRKMDRESLSLSVSNSQFYTSPISTASEHSSSIVSSDRDSGGPISLLSTSTVTAVSNATTPTNSLPVFELTEELHPKRPLRSEVEKEKRLSRPPSIATPTMGSRSLPGVGTASNGTTTGDTNSIGSAESSSNRNSIITNGSTTSEEDSVPPPLPLKTRTDADYTNLPCGGKGTNEQRQYTAPAAHIQQPSNASHYITFKPLLATGTTVVAVNASYDVVETRNHSVIVINSSSSSVTGCSSPPPGSGGVYDDRKRPPTPPPKPARNSKV; the protein is encoded by the exons CGAAAGCGAACTACGCGGCACACGAAAGGCAGCATCACATCGACCTGGACGTGGGCGACACGGTGGTCATCGAGCAGGAGTCCTTTCATTGGTACTACGGGCGCAACAGTAGCTCGGGTACGTTGGGCATCTTTCCGAAGGCGTACGTCCATCCGGTTGAAAGTAAATCGTCCCGCGATGGTGATTTGGTGATACGGCGAAGCGAAATCGTCGAGGAGATCACGACAGTGCTGCAGGAATGGCAGTATCTCTATCGCCGGCTCTACCTATCGACACATCCCTCGTTCAAGCTGGTACAGGTTAAGATGCTGGAGCTGATAAGGCTGCGGTCGCAGTTACTCTCCGGCAACCTCCCGGTGGATGAGATGAAGAACATCAAACTCAAGGCAACCAGTGAAATCGACACGGGCAATAAGATCCTAAATTTGGACATGGTTGTTCGGGACGATAGTGGCAACATAGTGGATATCGAGCGCACCTCCACCACGCAACTGTACGAGCATCACCTCAATGCGGTAGACCGGATCAAGCGAGCCAACACATCGCACAGCAAGAATCGCAATCTGGATATTATCAACCGTCATTCGCACAATCTGTTACTGTCGGTGCACAATTTCGTGTGTAGATTGAGTGAAGATACGGAAATTCTGTTCACACTGTACGATGGTGATGAGATGCGGGCAATCACAGAGAACTATGTGGTCAAGTGGAGCCGTCAGGGCATGGCCGCGGATCTGGATCAGTTCAACAACATTAAGGTGCTGTTCACGGATCTTTCGGGCAATGATTTGAGCCGTAACAAAATATACCTGGTTGCGTATGTCGTGCGAATCGGTGCCATGGATGGTAAGGATACGGATTTGCGGCGCAGCAGTATGGCCAATTCCTCCAATAGTGGGAGCTACAAATCGCATCGAAATCATTTGAATACTCAGATGAGCACTCCATCCTCACCCGGGCCTGGTAGTGGCGGAGGTTCGGCAGCTGGACAATCAAACTCTGGAACACCATCCATCGGGTCCACCATCTCGGCCAGCTCTGTCAATGAGTTTCATATGCGCCGACCATTCGGTGTAGCAACGTTGGATCTCCAGCCGATCATAAAACGGTCGGAAGATTTCAAAAGCGACACGCAGCTCAAGATGCCATTCATTCCGTGTGAAAAAGAACCATTAGAGACGACACTGCGCAAGCTGATTACCAACAAAGATCTAGGCGAAAAGAGCGATGCAGCCATATGGATCAGTGTTGACATTTTGTTCGGTGACATCAAGCAAGTACGCGACGAATATCCCCATCTCGTCCTTGGTAATGTGGCGTTCGCCCGCAAGATGGGCTTCCCGGAAGTGATCTTTCCGGGTGATGTGCGAAACGATCTGTATCTGACGTTGGTTTCTGGCGAGTTTTCCAAGGGTTCGAAGAGTAGCGATAAAAACATAGAGGTGACGGCATACGTATGCAATAAGCACGGTGTTGCGATCCCGGGTGTGATCAGCTACGGTGGTGGCGGAAATGCACTGAACGAGTACAAATCCGTCATCTACTACCATGAGGATCGACCGAAGTGGGGCGAAACGTTCAAGATCGACGTGCCGATCGAGGAGTTTAAGCAGTGCCATTTGCGGTTCACCTTCAAGCACCGCAGCTCGAACGAGGCAAAGGATCGGTCGGAGAAACCGTTCGGTCTATCGTACGTACGCTTGATGAACGATGACGGTACCACGCTGCAGCACAAGCGCCACACGCTACTGGTGTACAAAATTGATCACAAGAAGTACGACGAGGAGACGCAGTTTAACTACTTAAATTTGCCTTCGCTTACGGAGGAACTGCCGAACGGGAGCTCTAAACCGTCTATTAGCGGATTCAGTCTCGCCTCCAAGGACGGCTTCATTATTGAAACCAACCTGTGCAGCACAAAGCTAACGCAAAACGTAGACATTCTTGGACTCTTGAATTGGTCGTCTAGAAAGGAAAAGATGGAAGAATCACTGAACGCTCTTATGAATGTACGATGCGAGGAAGTGGTCAAGTTCCTGCAGGATATACTGGACGCTCTCTTCAACATACTGGTCTCCAATGACGATCCTGCCAAGTACGATAATTTGGTGTTCAAATGTCTGCTCCGGCTGATCGAAATTGTATACGATCTGAAGTATCAACACTTCCAGTCCGTGCTCGATCTGTACATAAACGAAAGCTTCTCCGCCACATTGGCTTACGA AAAACTAATCAACGTTGTGCAAACGCACATCCGGAATGCCATCAATAACATTTCAAAGGATCGTGCCATGGCAAATATCTACACGGTGAACGAAAATGACGAGGCGCTCTATCGCACCACAAAGTACCTGCAGTACATCATGAAGTTCATCATCCGCTCGCGGTTACTGTTTGCCGATCTAAACCAGGACAAGGATCGAGAACTGTTCGTGGCCAGCCTCGAGGAGTTGCTCGAGTCATTCTCCGAATTGATCAAGTACCAGAACGATCTGTTAAAGTCCCAGGGTGCACTACTAAAGTACCTGCACATCATTGCGTCAGACCTGATGCAGGTGTACGATCCGGTTAAGCTGAGCCAGAAAATCGTCGACATCATCACGAACGTACCGACTGGTCGGTTAAACCAATCGAAGATGACGTGCATCAAGGATGTTGTCGACTCGAAGCTGTTCAAGCTGCCCAAATGTCGAGCCATTCTGCTGCCCGTGTTCTGTCGGCAAATTAAGGATAAACTCGAGAGCAAGGAGGAG GGTGACTTTATGTTCGACATACGGCAGCAGGAGAAAAATCTTACCAAAGCAGCTAAAGTGCTTGGGGAAAGCAAATCCCAGCTTCACACGCGCGAAACCACCGCTAAGACGAAG GTGGCCGAATGCGTCAACATCATGAACAACATGTTAGAGCTGCTGTTTCAGAGCGAGGAAGATATCGGACCGGTGGACAATGACATTCGAGATATAATGCTGATCCTGCTGCGAACGGTGATCCAGAGTTCGATTGCTATGGATCGTAGTAATCCGCTCGTAGGCAATCTGGTGGCTATTATGCTCGGGGTCTTTCGCAGCATGACCGAAACGCACTATCAGTGCTATGTGCGCAGCTTTCTCACAAGCTACGATCTGTTGGACTTCCTGACCGAGATACTGCTCGTGTTCCAGGAACTAGTCTCCAAGCCGGTCTTCCCAATGGACTGGCTGGACATGATCATGCACCAAAACATGTTGATCCTTGGCAGCTTGCAGCACTTTGCTGCCATCATAATGGATCAGTTTTTCAGTCCGTTCGAAAAACAGGTCTGGTCGAACTACTTCCAGTGCTCCATAACGTTCCTTACGCAGCCGGCACTGCAGCTGAATCTGTtcagcaaaaccaaacaatcggTGATACGCAGCAACTACCGAGACATCCGGCGGGAAACGGTATTCGAGATACGGAAGATGTGGTTCAACCTGGGTGAGCACAAGATCATGTTCGTACCGCGGCTCGTTGGACCGATCCTTGAGATGAGCATGATTCCGGAGGAGGATTTGCGTCGCGCCACCATACCAATCTTTTTCGACATGATGCAGTGCGAGTATTACAGTTCGAAGTACGCGATGGAGAGCTACGGCGATACGAAGCGAAATACAGCCCACATTAAGGGCAATTTTAATGACTTCGAAAAGGAAATTATTGAAAAGCTCGATCACTACATCGAGGGTGGATATGGTGACGCAGAGTACAAGGATTTGTTCTACGAGATCATGCACGAGTCGTGCAGTAATCATAGCACGCTGCAAACGTACGGTGTACAATGCGTGCAGATACTGACGCGACTAATGGAGAAGTTGCTCGAGTACCGCTGTCTGATACACGACGAAAGTAAAGAGAATCGAATGGCTTGCACTGTGAGTTTGCTACAGTTTTACTCGGACGTGAATCGCAAGGAGATGTACATCCGGTACGTGGATAAGCTGTACGAATTGCACATGGAGTTTGACAACTTTACGGAGGCGGCTTATACACTGAAACTGCACAGCAATGAACTAAATTGGGACGAGACACCGTTGTCGTTGTTGCTAAAATCTAAACGCCACTACTCTTGCTCAACACATCGAACGCTCAAGGAGCAACTGTACCGCAGTATGATCGATCTGTTCGACAAGGGGAAAATGTGGGAGTGTGCAATCGATCTGTGCAAGGAGCTGGCCCAGCAGTACGAAAACGAGGTGTACGATTATCTCAGCTTAAGTGAGCAGTACAAGAAAATGTCACTGTTTTACGAAAGCATACTCCGAACGACACGGTATGAGTCGATCTACTATCGGGTCACGTTCTATGGGACAGGTTTTCCCGAGTTTCTTCGCAACAAAGAGTTTGTGTATCGGGGAAACGAGTACGAAGATGCTGGATCGTTCAACATGCGCATACTTAGTCAACATCCGCGCGCCGAGCTACTGACAACACTTACACCCGGTTCGGAAATACTGGAGTGTGACGGGCAGTTCATACAGATCGTGAAAGTCGATCcggttagccgagacatacgGTTCGgtggcaaaaacacacaaacgatcGCTTCTAACATAGTGAAGTTCTACAAATCGAACAATGTAAGCGAGTTCCAGTTTTCTCGTCCCATAAGAGACAGCCAGGCAAGTGGAGATGATATCGCCGGTACCTCGTATGAGCGTACTATCATGCGAACGACAGATCCATTGCCGGGGATTCTAAGATGGTTCCCGGTAAAGTTTTCTGAAACCATCATG ATATCGCCCATTGAGATGGCTATTGAAACAGTTGACGCAAAGAACCGCGCGATCCGAGATCTGGTGCTGGAGCATCAAAACGATCCACGCATACCGGTCCACTCACTGAGCGCCATCATTAAGGGTGTGGTCGATGCCGCGATCAACGGTGGGCTTCCGATTTATGAGGAAGCTTTCCTGACACCTCTATACCTTGAGCGACGTCCCGGCGATGATCATCTGGTGGCACGTCTGAAGGATCTGATCGCGTCCCAGATTCCGCTTCTCGAAGTagcgctgctgctgcacaaGATGAAAACTCCCGCCATTTTGCTACCGTTCCACGATCAGCTGGAGAAATGTTTCGCTACGATGCAGGCAAACGTGGAAGCAAAGTACGGTAAACGGGTGACGGATATTAAAATCGATCGCGACGCAGAAGTTACGCTGCGTCGACACATATCGGCCAACCAACCACAGATGAGTATGGATTCAAGTCGCCTGTCGGAAACGAGCATTGGATCGTCCGA TAGCGGAATCTCGAAGAACCAAAACAGCCGTCCAACGACGACTAGTTCGGGTGGATTTAAAAACACTATCGCCAACTTGGCCAACTTCAATACGGTCAACTTAGCAAG AACGTCTCTCGGTACATCACCCGGATCGAAAGcgaaaaaggataaaacacTCACCAAACGACGATCGAGTCGGAAA ATGGATCGAGAATCGTTAAGTTTATCAGTGTCCAATAGTCAATTTTACACTAGTCCCATATCGACGGCAAGCGAGCATAGTTCCAGCATTGTTTCCTCCGACAGGGATAGTGGCGGTCCAATCAGTCTTTTATCGACCAGTACTGTAACTGCCGTTTCAAACGCAACCACGCCTACCAACTCGTTGCCCGTATTCGAACTTACCGAGGAG TTGCATCCAAAACGGCCGCTACGTTCAGAAGTGGAGAAAGAAAAGCGCCTTTCAAGACCACCAAGCATTGCTACCCCAACAATGGGTAGCAGATCACTACCGGGCGTTGGTACAGCGTCCAATGGAACCACAACAGGGGACACCAACTCGATTGGTTCGGCCGAAAGTAGCAGCAATCGAAATTCAATAATTACTAACGGTTCTACCACATCGGAAGAGGACAGTGTGCCACCACCATTGCCACTGAAAACGCGAACCGATGCCGATTACACTAATCTTCCGTGCGGTGGTAAAGGAACAAACGAGCAACGGCAGTACACTGCACCGGCGGCACACATACAGCAGCCAAGCAATGCAAGCCACTACATAACATTTAAACCACTGTTGGCAACGGGCACTACCGTGGTGGCCGTTAACGCTTCGTACGATGTGGTGGAAACACGAAATCATAGCGTAATTGTGATCAACTCTAGTTCCTCAAGCGTAACCGGATGCAGCAGTCCACCGCCGGGCAGTGGAGGAGTGTACGATGATCGCAAACGGCccccaacaccaccaccgaaaCCGGCACGAAATAGCAAGGTATAA